A stretch of DNA from Campylobacter sp. MG1:
CTGAAAAAGTTGCTATATTGCTATTGTTAGAACCAATATCAGCTGGAATTTTAGGTTATTTTTATGGTGAAATTTTTACTACTTTACAAATCATAGGAGCAGGGTTAATTTTGATTGCTCTAGCATTTTCTTAAAGGATTTTTATGAAAAAAATATTTTTTATCGGTATTGGTGGCATTGGTCTTAGTGCGTTGGCTAGATTTTTAAATGAGCGTGGAATTAGTGTTTTAGGAAGCGATGTTTATGAGAGTGAATTAGTAAAAGAATTAAGAGCAGAAGGAATTGCGGTTTTTATAGGTCATAGTGCATCAAATTTAAGCAATGATATTGATTTAGTAGTGCATTCAGCAGTAATTCGTGAAAACAATCCTGAAATAAAAAAAGCAAAAGAACTAGGTATAAGAGTTCTATCAAGAAAAGAAGCCTTGCCACTTATTTTAGAAAACAAAATGCTTTTTGCAGTTGCAGGTGCACACGGCAAAAGCACTACAAGTAGTATCCTAGCAAATATTTTGCAAAGCTCTTTTATAATCGGTGCAGTGGATAAAAGAGCTGGTAAAAATATGGTGTATAAAACTAGTGAAAAATTAGTTTTTGAAGCTGATGAGAGTGATAGTTCGTTTTTGAATTTAAATCCTGCTTTAAGTATAGTAACTAATGCTGAACCTGAACATTTAGAGCATTATAATCACGATTTAAACGCTTTTTATAAAGCTTATACAGACTTTTTAAAACAAAGCAAAATTAGAGTAATTAATGCTGAAGATGAGTTTTTAGCTACAATTGATTTAGATTGTGAAAGGCTAGTGCCTAGCGAAGATATTAAAAACTTAGAATTTGAAGTTAAGGATTATTTGCCTTTTATATCTTTTGATTTAAGAGATTTTGGTCGCTTTAGCGTGCAAGGTCATAGCGAATGTATAGCTATTGATACTGCTTTAGCAATACTTGCTGCTAGGTGTGTTGGACTAAGCCTAAGTGAGATTAAGCAAAATTTAAAAGATTTTTGTGGTATTAAAAAGCGTTTTGATGTTTTATATGCTAGTAAGGATTTTGTAATAATTGATGATTACGCTCATCATCCAACCGAAGTAAGAGAGACTAAAAAAGGCATATTTTCTTATGCAAAAGCACTAAATTTAGATGATACTATAGCGATTTGGCAACCGCATAAATACACAAGATTGCTTGATAATTTAGAAGGTTTTAAAACTTGTTTTGAAGGTTTTTCAAAGCTATTTATTTTGCCTGTTTATAGTGCTAATGAAGATGAAATTAAAATTGATTTAGCTAAGCATTTTCCTAATGCTTGTTTCATAGACGATATAAAAAGAGTTAATAATTCTTTAAAATTATTTAGTAATTTAGGAGAAATTACTTTAGATAAAGGCGTAGTGGTTGGATTTAACGCAGGTGATTTGACCTATAAATTAAGGGGCTTAAAATGATTAGATTTGCAATATTTTTAATATTGTTTTTTGCATTAATTGGTGTTTGCATTTATTATAAGGAAAAGTTAGGTTCTAAATTATATATTTTTGTAATGTCTTTTATAATTATTAGTTCATTAGTTGCTTTTATTTATACAGCATTTGATAATTCTGAGGGGATTTTAAAACAAAAAATATTAAATGCTTATATGAATGATGAAATTTTGGATTGTAGTGGTGTTAAAGTCAATAAAAAAACGCATAATTTTAATAATGGAACTTCAGTTTTTATTGATAATGTAACTTATGAAAAAACAAATATGTTTAAGTGTGAAATTTAGGAATTAATTTGAAAGGTATTATTTTATGTGCCCTGTCTGGCATTAGTTTTGGTTTAGCTTTTAGTATAGCACCATTAACATTTAATGATGGTGGTAGTAACCCTATAATATTAACTTTTTTACGCAATTTTTTTGCTTTACCTTTTTTGTTAGTAATGATGTTTGCATTAAAAGTTAGTTTTAAAATAAACAAAAATCAATTATTTTCATTAGTACTTTTAGGTATTTTAGGTAATGCTTTGACAGCACTTATGTTAAATGTCGCATTATTTTATGTAGATGTTGGTATAGTAATGCCTTTGCATTTTACATATCCATTATTTGTATTTTTAGGTATGGTTATTTTTTATAAAGAAAAAATTAATAGTAAAAATATTTTAGCTTTGTTTTTAGCAATGGTTGGAGTAGGGTGTTTTTTTGTAAGTGCAATAGGTGGTTTATCACAAATTTCTAGTGGTATTTTAAAGGGCTTAATTATTGCTTTAGCTTCAGGTATTACTTATGCTTTTTATATAATTTATATGGATAAGTGTGGTTTAAAAAGTGAAAATCCATTTAAAATTTCTTTTTATGTAAGTGTATTTTCTGGTTTATCTATTTTTATCTATGGTAGTGTTGTTAATGAGCTTACTTTTTATAATTTAACTCCTAAAGCTTGGATACTATCGTTGCTTTTTGCATTATTATGTAATGTTATAGCTTTATCATTTTTACAAGTAGGTATTAAGTATATAGGTGCAAATATGGCTGCAATTATTACTACATTTGAACCATTAACTGGTGTTATAGGTGGAGTAATTATTTTAGGAGAAAGTGTTACAGTTATAAAATTATGTGCTTGTTTTTTTATATTAGCTGGTGTTTTAATATTATCAAAAAAATAAATATGTGTATTTTATAATTATTTATAGAATAGATTTTTTAGTTTTAAATTTATATAATTAATTTATAAATAATACAAAAATGTTTTTTATAAAAATAATAATTTAAAACATAAAGATATTTTAAATTAATGAGTTAATTGTTTTGTCTTTATGATAATTTATAGATTTTTATTACGATTTACTTTTTTCTTATTGTAAATATCACATAAAATTTCTTTCTATAAAATATCTTTATTTAATCTTATTTTATTCATTAGTTAATTATTGCGAATATTTAGCGTAATTTTTATCTTATTTTTATGGCTTTTCTTTGTTATAACAATTTTGAAAGTTTTACTTTTTTATCTTTAGAATATTACTAAAATATTAGCAAGTTATTTTAAATTATTATTATTTAATTTTTTAATTCAAATATTAATAATATTTACAAGCTATTTTATTAATAAAAAATAAAAATTGATTATAACCATAATACTTAAAATAATTAAAATTATTATTTGTTTGTAAATAAGTAAGTAATTTAAATTAGGAATTTCAAATTGAAATTCCTAAAATTAAGGATAAATCCTTGTAAGACTAGTTTTTATAAATTATTATTCTACTTCTGCATCTACTGCATCATCTTTTTCGCTTTTTTTAGCGTCTTTACTATCATCTTTTTTGTAAAGATTTTCAGCTAATTTATGACTTGCGTCGCTTAGTTTTTTCATTTTCTCATCTATTTGAGCTTTTGTTGCATTTTCGTTATTTGCTACATCATTTAGCTCATTTATTGCACCTTCAATCTCTTGTTTAATCGCAGGTTCTACTTTATCTCCTAAATCATTTAGGCTTTTTTGAACTTGATGAACTAGGCTTTGAGCTTGATTTTTCGCATCTACTATTTCTCTTCTTAATTTATCAGCTTCTTTGTTTTTCTCAGCTTCGTTTATCATATTTTTAATCTCTTCATCACTTAATCCGCTTGAACCTGTGATTGTAATATTTTGAGCTTTACCACTTGCTTTATCTAATGCACTTACCGTTAAAATACCATTTGCGTCAATATCAAATGTAACTTCAATTTGCGGCACACCTCTTGGAGCTGCTGGGATACCTTCAAGATTAAAATTACCAAGAGATTTATTATCACGGCTAAACTCACGCTCACCTTGTAAAACATTAATAGTAACTGCACTTTGATTATCTTCTGCAGTTGAGAATGTTTGGCTTTTTTTAGTAGGAATTGTTGCACCTTTTTCTATGATTTTACTCATAACTCCGCCTAAAGTTTCAATTCCAAGACTAAGTGGAGTAACATCAAGTAAAAGCACATCTTTTACATCACCTTGAATAATTCCTGCTTGAGTAGCAGCACCCATTGCAACAACTTCATCAGGATTTACGCTTTTATTTAGTTCTTTTCCAAATACTTTTTTAACTTCTTCTTGAACTAAAGGCACACGAGTTGAACCTCCAACCATTACTACTTCTTTAATCTCGTTTTTGCTAATTCCTGCTTCACTTATAACTTCATTGATTTTTGTGATAGTTTCAGCCACAAGTGAGTCAATCATTCCTTCAAATTGAGCTTTTGTGATTGTTTTTACAAGGTGTTTTGGACCTGTTGCATCAGCTGTAATGAATGGTAAATTCACTTCAGTTTGATTTGTGCTTGAAAGCTCTTTTTTAGCGTTTTCTGCTGCTTCTTTTAATCTTTGTAACGCCATTTTGTCATTTCTTAAATCAATTCCTTGCTCATTTTTAAACTCAGTTGCTAAGAAATCAATTAATTTATTATCAAAATCATCTCCACCTAAAAACGCATTACCACCAGTTGCTAAAACTTCTACAACACCATCACCAGTTTCTAAGATTGTAACGTCAAATGTCCCACCACCTAGGTCATATACTGCAATTTTTTCAGCACTTACTTTATCAAGACCATAAGCTAGAGCTGCTGCGGTTGGTTCGTTTATAATTCTTAATACATTTAATCCTGCGATTTGACCTGCTTCTTTAGTAGCTTTTCTTTGTGCATCGTTAAAGTATGCTGGAACGGTAATTACTGCATCAGTTACAGATGTTCCTAAATAGCTTTCAGCATCTTCTTTAAGTTTCATTAAAACTTTTGAAGAAATTTCTTGTGGAGTGTAAGTTTTACCTGCAATTTCTATCGCACAAGCACCATTTCTATCTACTATTTTATAAGGTAAATGTTTTGCCGCTTCTTTAGCATTGTCTTCATTCATCATAAGACCCATAATTCTTTTAATTGAATAAATTGTTTTTTCTGGGTTTGCTACTGCTTGGCGTTTTGCACTATCACCTACTAAAACTTCGCCTTTATCTGTAAATGCTACTATTGAAGGAGTTGTGTTTTTTCCTTCTTTATTTGGAATTACTTTTTTTTCTCCACGCTCATAAATTG
This window harbors:
- the murC gene encoding UDP-N-acetylmuramate--L-alanine ligase, giving the protein MKKIFFIGIGGIGLSALARFLNERGISVLGSDVYESELVKELRAEGIAVFIGHSASNLSNDIDLVVHSAVIRENNPEIKKAKELGIRVLSRKEALPLILENKMLFAVAGAHGKSTTSSILANILQSSFIIGAVDKRAGKNMVYKTSEKLVFEADESDSSFLNLNPALSIVTNAEPEHLEHYNHDLNAFYKAYTDFLKQSKIRVINAEDEFLATIDLDCERLVPSEDIKNLEFEVKDYLPFISFDLRDFGRFSVQGHSECIAIDTALAILAARCVGLSLSEIKQNLKDFCGIKKRFDVLYASKDFVIIDDYAHHPTEVRETKKGIFSYAKALNLDDTIAIWQPHKYTRLLDNLEGFKTCFEGFSKLFILPVYSANEDEIKIDLAKHFPNACFIDDIKRVNNSLKLFSNLGEITLDKGVVVGFNAGDLTYKLRGLK
- a CDS encoding DMT family transporter translates to MKGIILCALSGISFGLAFSIAPLTFNDGGSNPIILTFLRNFFALPFLLVMMFALKVSFKINKNQLFSLVLLGILGNALTALMLNVALFYVDVGIVMPLHFTYPLFVFLGMVIFYKEKINSKNILALFLAMVGVGCFFVSAIGGLSQISSGILKGLIIALASGITYAFYIIYMDKCGLKSENPFKISFYVSVFSGLSIFIYGSVVNELTFYNLTPKAWILSLLFALLCNVIALSFLQVGIKYIGANMAAIITTFEPLTGVIGGVIILGESVTVIKLCACFFILAGVLILSKK
- the dnaK gene encoding molecular chaperone DnaK, coding for MGKAIGIDLGTTNSCVAIYERGEKKVIPNKEGKNTTPSIVAFTDKGEVLVGDSAKRQAVANPEKTIYSIKRIMGLMMNEDNAKEAAKHLPYKIVDRNGACAIEIAGKTYTPQEISSKVLMKLKEDAESYLGTSVTDAVITVPAYFNDAQRKATKEAGQIAGLNVLRIINEPTAAALAYGLDKVSAEKIAVYDLGGGTFDVTILETGDGVVEVLATGGNAFLGGDDFDNKLIDFLATEFKNEQGIDLRNDKMALQRLKEAAENAKKELSSTNQTEVNLPFITADATGPKHLVKTITKAQFEGMIDSLVAETITKINEVISEAGISKNEIKEVVMVGGSTRVPLVQEEVKKVFGKELNKSVNPDEVVAMGAATQAGIIQGDVKDVLLLDVTPLSLGIETLGGVMSKIIEKGATIPTKKSQTFSTAEDNQSAVTINVLQGEREFSRDNKSLGNFNLEGIPAAPRGVPQIEVTFDIDANGILTVSALDKASGKAQNITITGSSGLSDEEIKNMINEAEKNKEADKLRREIVDAKNQAQSLVHQVQKSLNDLGDKVEPAIKQEIEGAINELNDVANNENATKAQIDEKMKKLSDASHKLAENLYKKDDSKDAKKSEKDDAVDAEVE